From the Hordeum vulgare subsp. vulgare chromosome 1H, MorexV3_pseudomolecules_assembly, whole genome shotgun sequence genome, the window gggagcaattgtgctttcaaataTACTCAACACACATCCCACATTCCCAATTATAGCATACATACGCACCATTTGTGCATATCACACTATACAGTTCAGTTAGGGAATGCATACAAATCACTGGAGTCTAGTATAGCCCCTGATGAAGCAGGGGCAGCATCATCCCTGAATAATACTACATACTTGGGGAAACAGCAGATCAAACTTGGGGGCATAGACCATCTGGGCTGCCGCTGCTGCCAAGCTCTCTGCGCCGTCTCGCACTTGTGCATATGTCCAAGCAAGGTTCCTTCAGGGCCTTGTCGGTGTCGATAGGTGGGGGTGGCACTCCAAAGTTGAACTGCAACAAGCAACATCGTTATTGGAGAGTGCTTCTTCAGTGGCACTTGGTTGGGAAAAGGGATAACAATGAGCATAGCTGTGACTGTGAGATTTTGTTTGAGCATAGCAAGATGTACATGATTCCTGAATCCCCTTTACCTGGCAGCTATAGTCTTCAAAATTTGGTTCCATATACAGATCGACACCCATGTGGTCCTTGAAGAAGGTCTGAAAGATAGACATCGGTTTTTAGCAAAAGGCGCTCAATAAACTTCTCTTTTAGAGGAAGGAAGTATTTTTTTTTCGAAGCTCAAATGTGGGATTGAAACCTGACCCACTCAAGGAGCAATTCCTGCTGGATCTGGTAGAATTTTGGGTGAGAAAAAGTTTTCAAGATCTATTCACAATTATGAAACATCGACGATGCTAGCAGGTTTCAGTAAGCAGATTATACAATTCCAGTTTGCTAAATTGATATCACATCCCTTTTGGTTTGGGAGACATAAAGGTATTGCAGAAAAAAAAAAGACTCCGAGAAGTACAAATCTGGAAATACAAGGCATAGACACACCTGAGTTGGCAGTTTGCACGTGTTGATACAAATGCCAAGACATTTGCTCTCTTCCAAATATTTACACTTCTCGACAAACACCTGCCAATTTCCACAATGACATATTAACAATTCGAAAATCTTCGTGAACGAAATGTAAATTGAAGACTGAACAGATCAATACCCCACTTGACAACGACTTCCCACTGGGCAGTGTCACAGAATTCACTGAACTTGTGCCCATCAGCCATTGGCACGAAAGCGCTGTTGCTCTAGCTTCACGAGTAAAACGGATCACAAGTAAGAAAAAGAAGACCACCGATCACGCTAAGTTACGGTAAGTTAATTCTGCAGTTGATCTCTAAGAGAACCGAGTCTTGAAatgtgtggtggttgttgttgctggtaaGCTCAGGTCCAAATTGAGAAGGGGGGGCCTATTTTGTAGGCACTGCCTGAAATGTCTTGACTTGCAATGAACTCACCTACCATCATGGATGCAAGTTGGCCATTAGCAATCGGTGCTAAAAGAGCTTTGAAAAGGACCAGCAACAGAGGGGGGAACAGTGCCTGGAGTACTCGGACCTGAAATTTGTAAGAGAAGAGATACAGAGAAggataactaaatttaactttttAAGTCATGTAAATATGGCAGAAGGGGTGGGACTGGAGATGAACAAGAGAAGTGGCATACAGCTGATTGCTCAGTCTCCGAAGCACTCTTCCCCTTGATCATGAGTCGATTCGCAACTTCGATCAGCCCTTCGTATCCAGGCTTTTGAGAATCCCACCCAACCTCCTACAGCTTTGTGCACAGAGAATGAGAGAAATTAACAGATGTAACAAGCACAACATCAGCGAAAAAGGGTGAGGTTCAGTCTCCGTTTATCATTTCATCATCTATCCAAATATACCAGAAAAAATTGAAGCAAAACTGTCGAGAACTGAGGTTCAGACTAGCTAGTGAACTGAAAAAATTAACAAAATCTGTATCACATCATAATTTCTTCAGTCAACCTAATCGAGAATCCTTATAACACCAGCGCTGAAAAAACTTGCATGGCGGAGAGGAGATAGGTATCCAAGTAGAGAGAAGAAGGGGGCGAGTGGATCGATGGGGCTCACCTCCACCATCTTGGCCCGGAAGAAGGCGAGTAGGAGGTCGTCGGCGAAGGAGGGCCGGTAATCCCCGCCCTTGCCGGACGGCGGCGCTTCCACCTGAAACGGCACCACGAATAAATAAACTGCAGTGACCAGGCCAGGGCATGGAAGCTGGCTAGAACACCTAATTACGCACCGGCGGCGACGAGCAGTAGAGCCGAGAGGGAGAGGCAGGCGGCCGGCGTCTGGGTCCCTGAACTGAGGGGAGTGAGGAGGACGGGGCGCGAGGGGGGCGGGACGGAAgggcggggaggaggtggcggtggaaACGGCTCGTGGCGGGAGTCGCCATGGGCGTGGACTGGACAAGCGCCGGCGACCTCGCTCCGGCTGTGAGCCTGTGAAGAACCGTAGGAATCAACCGGTCAGTGGGTGATGGATAGCCGGCGGAGGCCCACACGTCAGGACCTCcacccttttcctttttttcatttttttgaagggGTAAAACTGCTTTATTCATCGAAAAGCACAAAGATACTTCGATCAATCTGACAAAGATTGAAAGAAGATTATTGATTTCAAGTACttacctccgttcctaaatataagtcgttttagacatttcactagcagactacatacagatgtatatagacatattttaaaatgtagattcattcattttgcttcgtatgtagacttttAGTGagatcttttaaaagacttatatttaggaacggagggagtataatactAGCTCAACAAATATTCTCTGGGCTAGAGCTGATGTTGGTTCTCCTTTTTGGAAGAGAATTACCTAGGTTATAAACACGCTTCTaggatttttcttcaaaactactATGTATTTTATAATAAATTTAAAAAGCATATgtgcattttttttaaatgtcaTAACTAGCATCCTATCAGCTTCTGATGGGTCGACGGAGGACCTGTCAGTCTGTGGAAGGCCGAAGTGGGCCTGTCGGCCCGCGAGTGGCCGAAGAGCCACCCGTCGGCCTGCAATTGGCCGAAGAGGGCCCTCGGCCTCTAGGAGGTCGAAGAGTGTCAGGGGCACAACACTTGATTAATATGGCCTTAAATGAAAAAAGTTATCAACATGAAAAATCTTTGTCTCGTCGAAACGGTTGATTTTGATATAAAAATCGTCT encodes:
- the LOC123416949 gene encoding beta-carotene isomerase D27, chloroplastic, which encodes MATPATSRFHRHLLPALPSRPPRAPSSSLPSVQGPRRRPPASPSRLYCSSPPVEAPPSGKGGDYRPSFADDLLLAFFRAKMVEEVGWDSQKPGYEGLIEVANRLMIKGKSASETEQSAVRVLQALFPPLLLVLFKALLAPIANGQLASMMVARATALSCQWLMGTSSVNSVTLPSGKSLSSGVFVEKCKYLEESKCLGICINTCKLPTQTFFKDHMGVDLYMEPNFEDYSCQFNFGVPPPPIDTDKALKEPCLDICTSARRRRELGSSGSPDGLCPQV